In Thermus hydrothermalis, the following proteins share a genomic window:
- a CDS encoding phosphoribosyltransferase, producing MRFRDRRHAGALLAEALQPLGLERPVVLGIPRGGVVVAEEVARRLGGELDVVLVRKVGAPGNPEFALGAVGEKGELILRPYALQYADPSYLEREAARQKDVIRKRMERYRKVRPKVPLTGRDVVLVDDGIATGSSMEAALSVVLAESPRRVVVAVPVASPEAVEKLKERAEVVALSTPPDFAAVGAYYLDFSEVTDEDVEALLLQWAA from the coding sequence ATGCGCTTCCGTGACCGCCGGCACGCCGGAGCCCTTTTGGCCGAGGCCTTACAACCCCTAGGCCTGGAGCGTCCCGTGGTCTTGGGGATACCCCGGGGCGGGGTGGTGGTGGCGGAAGAGGTGGCCCGGCGTCTGGGGGGTGAGCTGGACGTGGTCTTGGTGCGCAAGGTGGGGGCGCCCGGCAACCCCGAGTTCGCCCTGGGAGCGGTGGGGGAGAAGGGGGAGCTCATCCTGCGCCCCTACGCCCTCCAGTATGCGGACCCGAGCTACCTGGAAAGGGAAGCGGCCCGGCAGAAGGACGTGATCCGCAAGCGGATGGAGCGCTACCGCAAGGTGCGTCCCAAGGTCCCCTTGACGGGGCGGGACGTGGTCCTGGTGGACGATGGCATCGCCACCGGTTCCAGCATGGAAGCGGCCCTTTCCGTGGTTTTGGCGGAAAGCCCCAGGCGCGTGGTGGTGGCGGTGCCCGTGGCGAGCCCGGAAGCGGTGGAAAAGCTAAAGGAGCGGGCGGAGGTGGTGGCCCTTTCCACGCCTCCCGACTTCGCTGCCGTGGGGGCCTACTACCTGGACTTCAGCGAGGTCACGGACGAGGACGTGGAGGCCCTTCTGCTACAATGGGCGGCATGA
- a CDS encoding cupin domain-containing protein, which produces MGGMKPVVKQAASVEARPVERGEKAFIQVLIGPEDGAPHFITRKFTLLPGGRIPKHKHPTIEHEQYVLSGRMKVFLGEEVREVSAGQAVYIPPDTPHAYVNEGDEPVEFLCVIPKTSAYATEWLE; this is translated from the coding sequence ATGGGCGGCATGAAGCCCGTGGTCAAGCAGGCGGCGAGCGTGGAGGCCCGCCCCGTGGAGCGGGGGGAGAAGGCCTTCATCCAGGTGCTCATAGGCCCCGAGGACGGGGCCCCTCACTTCATCACCCGCAAGTTCACCCTCCTCCCCGGGGGACGTATCCCCAAGCACAAGCACCCCACCATTGAGCACGAGCAGTACGTGCTTTCCGGGCGGATGAAGGTCTTTTTGGGGGAGGAGGTGCGGGAGGTTTCCGCCGGCCAGGCGGTCTACATTCCCCCGGACACCCCCCACGCCTACGTGAACGAGGGGGATGAGCCCGTGGAGTTCCTCTGCGTCATCCCCAAGACGAGCGCCTACGCCACGGAGTGGCTGGAGTAG
- a CDS encoding ABC transporter permease: MRREGSPWTGLWAVFFKEMADHLSGLRMRILEALILLSALAALYTGTQTLRQTVGEDPYLYLKLLTTAQDPLPSFVGFLSFFVPLAAIALAFDAVNGEYARGTLSRILSQPIYRDALLFGKFLAGLGTLAVLLLALFLLVVGLGLFTLGVPPEAEEMARAFFFLLATLAYAGVWLALGLLFSVLFRQPATAALAAIGVWLFFAVFFPILTDLAANALLLQADPFDPESQLRQANLALWISRLSPNTLYAETLTAVLNPAVRSLGPILITQLEGAVLGTPLPLGQSLLLVWPQLTGLFALVILLFTLAYVAFQRQEVRA; this comes from the coding sequence ATGCGGCGTGAAGGTTCCCCTTGGACCGGGCTTTGGGCCGTCTTCTTCAAGGAGATGGCCGACCACCTCTCGGGGCTCAGGATGCGGATCCTCGAGGCCCTCATCCTCCTCTCCGCCCTGGCCGCCCTGTACACGGGCACCCAGACCCTGCGCCAGACCGTGGGGGAAGACCCCTACCTCTACCTCAAGCTCCTCACCACGGCCCAGGACCCCTTGCCCTCCTTCGTGGGCTTCCTTTCCTTCTTCGTCCCGTTGGCCGCCATCGCCTTGGCCTTTGACGCCGTGAACGGGGAGTACGCCCGGGGCACCCTCTCCCGCATCCTCTCCCAGCCCATCTACCGGGACGCCCTCCTCTTCGGCAAGTTCTTGGCGGGGCTCGGCACCCTGGCGGTCCTCCTCCTGGCCCTCTTCCTCCTGGTGGTGGGCCTTGGGCTCTTCACCCTGGGCGTGCCCCCGGAGGCCGAGGAGATGGCCCGGGCCTTCTTCTTCCTCCTGGCTACCCTGGCCTACGCTGGGGTCTGGCTCGCCCTAGGCCTTCTCTTCTCGGTGCTTTTCCGCCAGCCCGCCACCGCCGCCTTGGCCGCCATCGGGGTCTGGCTCTTCTTCGCCGTCTTCTTCCCCATCCTCACCGACCTGGCAGCCAACGCCCTCCTCCTCCAAGCCGACCCCTTTGACCCGGAAAGCCAGCTAAGGCAGGCCAACCTGGCCCTCTGGATCTCCCGGCTTTCCCCCAACACCCTCTACGCCGAAACCCTCACCGCCGTCCTGAACCCGGCGGTGCGCTCCCTGGGGCCCATCCTCATCACCCAGCTGGAGGGGGCGGTGCTCGGCACCCCCCTGCCCTTAGGGCAAAGCCTCCTCCTCGTCTGGCCCCAGCTCACCGGGCTTTTCGCCCTGGTGATCCTCCTCTTCACCCTGGCCTACGTGGCCTTCCAGCGGCAGGAGGTGCGGGCCTAA
- a CDS encoding ABC transporter ATP-binding protein, with protein MAIIQTRGLTKRYGRVVAVEDLNLEVAEGEVFGLLGPNGSGKTTTILMLLGLTEPTAGEARVLGLDPMREPLKVKAKVGYLPDQVGFYGELTAWENLRYTTRLLGLSEAEAKARIEEVLKRMGLWEVRDRRVAAFSRGMRQRLGLAEVLLKKPKVAILDEPTLGLDPEAAREFLALIKGLKQEGITVLLSSHLLHQVQEICDRVGLFHKGRLALLGTVEELAQRVLGGGYEILVEAGPGLAEAFAALDGVAKVEAGEGRYRILATRDLRPELARIAVERGSLYGLALRKPSLDEVYAHYFKEVAHAA; from the coding sequence ATGGCGATCATCCAAACCCGCGGCCTCACCAAGCGCTACGGCCGGGTGGTGGCCGTGGAGGACCTGAACCTGGAGGTGGCGGAGGGGGAGGTCTTCGGCCTCTTAGGCCCCAACGGCTCGGGCAAGACCACCACCATCCTCATGCTCCTGGGCCTCACCGAGCCCACCGCAGGCGAAGCCCGGGTCCTGGGCCTTGACCCCATGCGGGAACCCCTGAAGGTGAAGGCCAAAGTGGGCTACCTCCCGGACCAGGTGGGCTTCTACGGAGAACTCACCGCCTGGGAGAACCTGCGCTACACCACAAGGCTCCTCGGCCTTTCCGAGGCCGAGGCCAAGGCCCGGATTGAGGAGGTCCTAAAGCGCATGGGGCTTTGGGAGGTAAGGGACCGGCGGGTCGCCGCCTTCAGCCGGGGGATGCGCCAGCGCCTCGGCCTGGCGGAGGTTCTCCTCAAAAAGCCCAAGGTGGCCATCCTGGACGAGCCCACCCTGGGACTGGACCCCGAGGCCGCCCGGGAGTTCTTGGCGCTCATCAAGGGCCTCAAGCAGGAGGGCATCACCGTCCTCCTTTCCAGCCACCTCCTGCACCAGGTGCAGGAGATCTGCGACCGGGTGGGGCTTTTCCACAAGGGGCGGCTCGCCCTCTTGGGCACGGTGGAGGAGCTCGCCCAACGGGTCCTCGGGGGCGGGTACGAGATCCTGGTGGAGGCGGGCCCGGGCCTCGCCGAGGCCTTCGCCGCCTTGGACGGGGTGGCCAAGGTGGAGGCGGGGGAAGGGCGCTACCGCATCCTCGCCACCCGGGACCTCAGGCCCGAACTCGCCCGCATCGCCGTGGAGCGGGGTAGCCTCTACGGCCTCGCCTTGCGCAAGCCGAGCCTGGACGAGGTCTACGCCCACTACTTTAAGGAGGTGGCCCATGCGGCGTGA